The sequence below is a genomic window from Wyeomyia smithii strain HCP4-BCI-WySm-NY-G18 chromosome 1, ASM2978416v1, whole genome shotgun sequence.
CAAACGCATATAAAAAATGCGATCAACAACGTCAGTAGTGACCGGTCCAGCTCTGTCAGTATTTACACTGTAAACGAGAACGACGAAACACTGTTCCGAACCACAAAATATCTGCAGTATATTATGAAATTCATAATTCGATCGCGAATTTTGTTTTCCGACTTAAATCAGGGCAAGGATCGTGAGCTGTTTGAAACGATGCTGGAAGATTTACTGGAATCATTCACCGAGTTGATCAAGTATCAGAACGATCTCTTGAAATCGCAAGGAGCATTGCTAAAATATCTGCACATAATCGCTTCTGACCTGATGCAAGTTTACGATCCTATAAAACTGAGCAAACGGATAGTGGACATTATCTCTAATGTCCCCACTGGCCGATTGAACCAATCCAAGATGACATGTATCAAAGATGTGGTAGATTCCAAACTGTTTAAATTGCCCCAGTGTAGGGCCATTCTGCTGCCAATGTTTTGCCGGCAGATCAAGGATAAACTGGAGAGCAAAGAAGAGGTAAGCTTTTCCATAGTTTCCGCAAGTCAATAATGATTGCTGCATGagaataaatgttgtgaatgtttttttcattttctgcgATGCACTTATTGCTCGAAGCAACAGCCAGCACCTTTTCAAGCTCTTATATTTTATTGTATATCTTTCGTTGAATTTTTACTCGTTTCTCCTGCTATGTGTTTGTATTACTGTTTTGACGCGTACTGATGTTATGTGCGCCTGTGTTTTGCGTCCCCGTGATCTATTCCATCCGCTGCTAGTGAATGTCGCCTATCCTTGTGCTAAATCGTGTGTTTACTTACATTTGCCTACATGCGTTACGTCATCCATACCATCATTTCATCGACATCAAGTTTATCGCCATGGGAAGATATAACATTAGCACTTGGTCAATAATTCAACCAATTCAACATTTGAGCGCACGCATATCATCGGAATCCTGGAATCCACAAGGTGTTTATACACAAAACCAAATCATTTCCTTCTATATCATCGAAACTCATCCTCATTCATTTAATCACTAGGTTTTGGTCTGTAGTTTCCCATTTATTTGTTTCCAATCGTTACATCCCATGTTAAGTTTCTGAATAAAATAAACCTATGTGTATATAAATTTCTCTCCCTGGCTATGACGTATTTCCTCTTTACATATCTATTAGTTATGAGAAGAGCAAAACtaacatttttgtaaaattaTATAACACTTCTTTGTGTTCTTTCATTCGAAATATTACTACAACTCTGGTTATTTAAAGACCAGTTGCATCAAAATCCAAAGAACAGCAAAATCTCAGTCTTAAATGCATTTACTAACACCCTAAATTCAGTTTTTACGTCGGGAAAGTATAGGTAAATAACTCTCATATTTCCAATCGGTTAGCTTCCAACTGCGGTGTGTTTGATATCGCGACTTATTACCAGAAGTAATAAACCTATCACATCATGTGACATGTGAAAATGTGTTATCAAAATATTAAAGTCTATTCAGGTCGGATTCCATACGATTGTATGAGAGCTGGTGAATGGCAGATTTCAAGCCATTTTTCCAGTCTTCGATTGAGTCTGTAGgccataaaaatttcaaattcattagAGGAGTTTTGAACgattgtataacaattcctcgaaaaccattccccagaaaataaaacgccgaagccttttccccagaaaacaaaatcccagaatgtaccaatcaccagaaaactgctacccagaaagtactaatccccagaaagttattatccggaatgaaccaatgcccagaaaactatttccagaaaataccgttttccagaaaactgttatccaaaaacgaagaaatatgcatttttatttttcaacatgaaaaaTCTGTTAAAACTGAGTTGTTGTATATCTGAAATGTATAACGATTCTATCATTTGAATCAACTTATTGTCAATACATTTGTTCTCTCATGGAGTAAATAAGTCAGCGCTTGACACCAGGCCATAGTCATAAAATAAGAAAACTTTCAGTAATCGTTTTTGGCTGAATGAACATCACAAGTCGACCACAAAAACACAGTAGCGAATTGATTTCTGAGGCTCCTTgaccaaaaatctaaaataccccTTCTTATTTTAATTCGGTTAATCTAGTTCACATGGGGGGCAGCCCCCTGCAGAAATTACCTCTGTTGATGCAACATCCACAagtatatattaaacgagcaaaagggaacccggttacaattccgaagcctgttgagtatacgtttgcattggcgtgctcaccggaaacggtagcgcctttgtaatcatggcaacatgaatccttttcttcgagaagccaacaagagttatcggaagagttttcttttctgtttaacagtcatactagccatggaagtctttcatagagagatatggttggacaggctggtagagcatggtattaaattgctgtgtcgatattATCTTCTTAaaccttgaaaatcgaagactggggcacgcaaactctcaacagcttgtaccgaatccgcagcaggtctccaaggtttagagtctctagtAGATAGATCAATGTAGTTAAGGGAAGTCggcaaattagatccgtaacttcgggataaggattggctctgGAGACTGGGATGACTCGGGCTACGGGGCTGCCGGGTCACGGGTCTGCGGTCGTTCTCCCGCTTCGCGCGGGTGTCGCGTCGTGGGCCTGCCAGCGCTTCTGCCTCAACGCACTCCGGGGCGTCCGGCCGTGTGGTGGTGTGGGCCACCCGTTCGTCCGCCCCGCGTGGGTGTGCGGTGCGCTCGCTCGCCCGCCGCGCCCGGGTTCATACGCTTCccggcttgggctgcagtcatcgataaacagtcaactcagaactggcacggctgagggaatccgaCTATCGAAATGAAACAAAGTGGCGAAATACCGATCGTTAATAGTGTTGTTTTGTAAAAACCTAAAGCTTGATACGTtgaagcaaggtttcgctaccatttttaatctagcctgtgtctctagaagggtacttaccccaccgttcccctcgataaatccggaacaaatATCCCCTTCcgtcccaaaaactatgataaatttgtgatcctttgaaaaaggttcgatcaaattcggttcggcaggtaaaagaatttcatattttcggctctggaggggtcaggtacgcaagtgttaattaaaaatgtcaaataatttagaatgttaacaatataataactgAATACTAATGTTTTTATCTGGTTACGGTGATGCTGGAgaatagttttctgggcattAGTGCATTCTGGGAAACGGTTTTCTGGTAACTAGTGCTTTCAGGGGTTTAGAATTCTGGTAACTAGTATATTCTGGGATTTGGTATTCTGGAGACTGGTTCATTCTGGGGAAAATCCTTCGAcactttattttctggggaatggtTTTCTAGGAAAAGTCGGACAACCGTTTTGAACATTCAACTATATTCAATTGAGCTTCATCAGATCAAGATTCTCCGGTTTAGTGTAGAATACTGGCCTCGTTAATCACAGTTCATAGGTGATCTTGATTTCGAATGTATACCATAAACTGTCATCAGAtcatcagttttgtttttaaattacaaGACTATACACTATATACAGTCGcattttacgcgggggatagtgccgcataaaaaaaaacgcgtaaattccgtaatCCGCGTAAATCCCAAGcgcgcgtaaaaaaccgcgtaaattccagaatccgcgtaaaaacattccggaatccgcgtgaaaaaaacgcgtaaattccgaaatccgtgtaaaaataagccgcgtaaaaagcgacctgtAGTCTACTGTGTTTATAAATCCACAGTTATATCGAGGGTTTCTTAAATGGTTTACCCATtttgttaaacaaaaaaaagaagatCTTGTTTTTGCTCTTCTGCTTTCGATGTCATGTGATATGTTCTTACTCTTAATTTGATTAAGCTCATATGCTTGTTGTTCTGTACTAATCCTGGTGTTTGAGTTCACCTTCCTAACAGCGCTAGCTTTgaaccaaaaacatcatatcaagaagactgggaactctgctgAAATCGAGCGACATCCGTGCTGGCGTTGCACAGGCAGAAAATCACATACGCACACGATGACTTCGTAGCGATGTAATTACCAACATTTCTATAACAAGCTACCACCTTcaatagatggagtgcgctgtttaaTTAGAGGCATGTCATCTGTgtgggatcgatccagagatgccagtcttcttgatatgatgtttttgttttAATATAAACCTCGGAGCAAATATATTTTAACAGTTTCAACTCTTTTTCATCCTTTTTATTCCCATTTGAAAAAATCCAATCGTTATCCCACACCCCGTCTGCCTCTCCTAATAACATTGATACTATTCTGGGTGGTTGGATTTCTTATCACCCACCTCATGATAACCAAAATCGATATCGGCATAAACAAAATCGAAATATGCATTACCGTGTGAATATCGGCTACCATACTTCCTCTTCCTAATTTTGTCGATCCCGATCTGATACCCGCGTTCCGGTTTGCCTGTGATTTCTACATAATTTTTGAACTCCCTGTTTCGATGATCGCGTGTAAAAAAATATCACGGAATCCGTCGTGTGTTACTACTTACTAAACTTGCCAACAAAACCTACAACGACCAACCCAATACGAATCGAACACACAGGGTGACTTTATGTTCGACATCCGGCAGCAGGAGAAAAATCTGATCAAGGCGGCCAAGGTGCTTGGGGAGAGCAAATCACAGCTGCACACGCGTGAAACCACTGCCAAGACGAAGGTATTTATCTGGGCACAATGCGACATGTAAGGGGGAGGGGATTGAGAAAAGGGGATATTTTAGTAGGCGTGTCAAGCTATAATATTGCCGCTGCGAACGCATGCATAGATGCGAGTGTCGTGTGCTTGTGTGCGTGTGATCGCTGCTGTAAAAGAATTCTCGCAGAGCAAAACAAAACTGAGAGTGCTGCTTTTCGGTGTGCATTTGATTTTACAAGCGTTTTATTTGCAGTTTTGTGTGCAGCAATACAACTGTTTCGAATAGCGACATCTACAATGACTACACAATTATTTCGAAAAGTTCCATATCCTAAATTACTTTTGTATGATTCTAAAAAGCCCTAAAATGGTAGTCATTGTTGATCCTATGGGCATGTTGGTACCCAAACTAACCTcttatttttcgctatcctcagGTTGCTGAATGTGTTAACATCATGAACAATATGCTGGAGTTGTTGTTTCACAGCGAAGAGGATATTGGTTCAACCGAAAATGATATCCGCGAGATTATGCAGATTTTGCTACGCACGGTAATACAGAGCTCGATTGCAATGGACCGTGATAATCCGCTGGTCGGTAATCTGGTCGCGATTATGCTCGGTATCTTCCGTAGTATGTCGGAGAGCCACTATCAGGCGTACGTAAGAAGCTTCCTTACGAGCTACGATCTGTTAGACTTCCTGATGGAGATTTTGTTGGTTTTCAAGGAATTGGTTTCAAAGCCGGTATTTCCAGTGGATTGGCTAGATATGATCATGCACCAGAATACTGTGATATTGGAGAGTCTGAGGCACTTTGCCGGAATTATAATGGAATGGTTCTTCTCACCATTCGAGAAGCAAGTCTGGTCGAACTATTTCCAGTGCTCGATTACCTTTCTTACTCAGCCTGCGTTGCAGCTTAATTTATTCAGCAGAACAAAACAATCGATGATTTTGAGTAACTATCGAGATATTCGTAGGGAGACAGCGTTCGAAATAAGAAAAATGTGGTTCAATTTGGGAGAGCACAAGATTATTTTTGTACCCCAGTTGGTTGGTCCGATCCTGGAGATGAGCATGATTCCGGAGCTAGAGTTGCGAAAAGCTTCTATTCCAATATTTTTTGACATGATGCAGTGTGAGTACTATAGTTCAAAGTACGTGATAGAGAGCTATGGGGATACGAAACGCAACACAAGTCATATAAAAGGAAATTTCAACGACTTTGAAAAGGAAATTATTGAAAAGCTTGATCATTACATTGAGGGTGGTTACGGAGATGAAGAGTTTAAGAATCTGTTTTATGAAATCATGTACGAGTCATGCAGCAATCACAACACTCTCAAATTGCCTGGAATACAATGTGTCAACGTGCTAACTCGTTTAATGGAAAAGCTACTGGAATATCGCTGTCTTATTCACGACGAAAGTAAGGAAAACCGGATGGCGTGCACGGTTAGTTTGCTCCAGTTTTATTCGGAGGTTAATCGTAAGGAAATGTACATTCGATACGTTAACAAACTGTGTGACCTTCACATGGAGTTCGATAACTTTACAGAAGCTGCTTATACACTTAAGCTGCACAGTAACGAGTTATACTGGGACGATTCTCCACTGTCTGCCCTACTAAAATCTAGCCGACATTTATCCTGTAGTACGCATTGGACACTGAAGGAGAAACTCTATCGGGATATTATCGATTTATTTGATCGTGGAAAAATGTGGGAGTCAGCTATTGATATGTGCAAAGAGCTGTCTCAGCAGTACGAGAATGAAATATACGATTATTTGAGTCTTGCTGAACTATACAAGAAGATGTCGCAGTTTTACGAAAAGATTCTACGCGAGAAGCGTTATGAATCCAACTACTACCGGGTGGCTTTCTACGGATTTGGGTTTCCGCAGTTTTTACGCAATCAGGAGTTCGTGTATCGTGGCAACGAATATGAAGACGCTGGGTCGTTTAATACGCGCATTCTCAGTCAGCATCCGCGAGCGGAACTGGTTCCGACCTTGAACCCTGGCCAGGAGATTCGTCAGAGCGAAGGTCAGTTCATTCAGATTGTTAAGGTGGATCCTGTCAGCCGTGATATTCGACTAGGAAGAGATAAGAAAAATATTGCGTCCAATATTGTAAGGTTCTATCAGTCGAACAATGTGTGCGAATTTCAGTTCTCCCGTCCAATCCGGGATTCGTGTGGGATTGGCGATGATATTGCTAACACTTCGTACGAGCGAACAATACTGAGAACGACGGATGCTCTGCCAGGGATTTTAAGGTGGTTTCCGGTGAAATCTTCTGAAACAGTGATGGTGAGTGTTATGAATGAAACGTTTTGTTCCAAATcagtaataaatttattttagttGAAGATTTCTCCTATCGAGATGGCCATCGAGACAGTGGAAGCGAAAAATCGATGTATTCGAGAGCTGGTGATTGAGCATCAAGCTGATCCGAACATTCCCATCCACTCACTCAGTGCGATCATCAACGGTGTCGTGGATGCAGCAGTTAACGGGGGTATTCCGATATACGAAGAGGCATTCCTTACACCGGAATATCTGATAAGATATCCGGATGATGATCATCTGGTAGCACGATTGAAAGATTTGATCGCCTCGCAGATTCCTTTGCTCGAGGTGGCTATTCTGGTGCACAAAATGAAAACTCCAGCTAGCTTACTACCATTCCACGATCGTTTGGAAAAGTGTTTCGCCAGTATTCAGACCAGCGTGGAGGAGAAGTATGGTAAGCGACAAACGGATATTAAGATTGATCGTGATAGCGAAGTGACGCTGAGGAGGCAGATATCGGCTCTGCCACAGGTTAGCATCGATTCTAGTCGGCTGTCGGAAACTAGTATTGGATCGTCGGAGTAAGTTACCGATTAACGGTAGTAGAGTTACGATtagttgtttatttacattttctCGATTTGCAGTAGTGGAATTTCCAAAAGCCAAAACAGCCGTCCAACTACTACCAGTTCAGGCGGATTCAAATCGACGTTGACTAATTTTGCTACGAACTTCAATACTGTCAACCTAGGGAGGTAAGGAATGTCAGCGAATTTGAATATTGGAATACTATTTAAAAATGTCACAATCGTATAGAGTCATTTGatatataaaaaagttattgatgAATGATGTTAGCCCGAAGGAAGCATTATAAGTAGGAAACCGAGGAGTTTAAAGTAATAGACTTGCTAAGCATTATAAGTAGAACCCGAAGAATTTAAAGCAATAGGCTTGCTTTGTTTTGCATAGTAGCAAGTTCGGTTTTTCTAGATATAATGCTAAACCTACTACTTTGCATCATTGATGTAATCGAAGAACTTGTCCATTTTGAAATCAGTTATCCCTCTTTCTATCGAGCTAATTGTATCGCTTTGCTTGCGTCTCTTTTTCATATCTAACATTAATTTTGTACATCGCCATTTCATCACCACCCTCTAGCGACTTTTTCGAGTTCGATCGGTTGAGCCTATCCAGCGTCAAGCTAGGAACCAACTCCAGCAAGCTGATATCCAACATCTCGACCAAGCTTGGCAGCAAACTTCGACAGTGTGTATTATTATATCTTCGCAAGAAGATTGTAGCGCAATTTGTGTTTTCCATAAAGGGAAAAgctaaaatcacgtttttttttgtatttttatgctTAATCGCTTCCATGTGATTTCTGCCTTCGCATCGATGCCTTCGGAAAACTCGCTGCCTACTAGATCGCTGCAAGCCCTGTAAAATTCTTCGAAAGAAGTCTGATCAGAATTGACCGCTTAGTAGATATTTAGATACATTATCACTACACCTTTGAAGCGAAATTTGAGTAATCTACTTTTTTCCTAAACAGTGATTGATTGGTCGAGTGTTTGCCGTGACCCACGTGCGTGTGTGGGTTCAAGCCTAACGTTTCCTTAGTTCTGAAACCTGGCCTCTGCATTTGAAACTCATAGTGTTTCACTCATGATTTTTATCTTCCAAGCACATACACGTTTCACGTGACTATTATAGTTTTAATGACAAACTGTTACGTGATTACTTGCTTTGATGACGTCAAGTGTTTTATCGCAAATTGCTACAAACCTATTCAAACTGCTTGTTTCTGCTCTTTTTCTTTCATCCTGGCCATTTGTACACATCGCAATGATACTGACCACAACGACTGAAGTAGACTTGATCTTTCGTCTCATTCGTTCCTTCATTCGAACGGGAAAATCATGTCCCAAAATATATTTTCGTTTCTACAACATTAACTAGAATTGTTTCTTGTATAACCGTATGAGTGAGTTACTTTATATCTGATTTCGTTATTCTGGATTTCTCTCGCCTTTCAGAGGTGATTTGGACAAggtttttctgtttattttcgggATGTGTTAGTTTGTGTTATCGTTAACCAAGCGTTTTttgttgtgttgattttgattgtttattttattatttttttaactatgTTTTGCTTAGAACATCTCTTGGAAGTTCTCCCGGTTCGAAGAGCAAGAAGGATAAGACGTTGACGAAGCGAAGATCAAGCCGAAAGGTGAGTTCGAAGACTATTTTTGTTTGAGTAACAATAGAAACCCACATTGATTGTTTGTAGGTGGATCGCGACTCGTTGACTCTGCCTGTTTCGAACAGTTTGTTCTACACGTCACCCATCACGTCAACGAGTGAGGTGGGAAGTAGTTGTAGTGATCGAGATAGTGCCATTTTGCACAGTGGACCGGCCAGTGTTAGTACACCGATCTGCTCAACGCCAACTGGGAGTATAAGTGGCGCTAGTTCCTTACCAGTGGTGGAGTTAACTGAGGAGGTAGGTTTACATTTGTAAGATTTTTTTCGGTATTAGATAGCTTTGCGAAACGAGAAATATACTGGCTCCATTTACCATCACTGTAGATTATAAATCTTATCTAATTATTGCTCTTCGAATTCGTTATAGCTTCACTCTAAACGTCCACTTCGTTCGGAAGTAGAGAAAGAGAAGCGTCTTTCGCGACCGCCGAGTGTTGTAACGCCTACACTCAGCATCAAAACGATTACCGGTGGTAGTGTGGATACTACTTCGCTTGGTTCTGCCGACAGTAGCAGCAATCGCAATTCGATAATAACCAATGGATCAACTACTTCAGAGGAAGATCTTGTGCCACCACCACTGCCAATGAAAACCCGTGACAGTGATTACAGTAACATTCCGTTAAATGACAGCGCTCTCCACAGACGGCTAACAGGTGTCGGTAGTCATTACGTTAGCTGTAAACCACTACCAGCTGTTCCGAATGCCGGCGAAACTACCACCGTAATTATCAATTCATGCTACGATATGGTTGAAACACGGAACAACAATGTGATCGTAATCGGAGCTTATGATGAGCGGAAAAGACCTCCGACTCCTCCGCCGAAACCAGCGAGAAATTCCAAGACATGAAAACAAAATGGCACCCAAGAAAACTGATAATCAAAATTGGTCAGTACAAAAATAGACCCCATTTGAAAATTACGGGGTGCGGTAGTGAGAATACGATCGATAGTTCCGGAGTCTAGGATGCACGTAGATAAAGCATTTTATACTGACGTGTAGTTAGAGTAATTTTAAGTATTGTCGTGTGAAACAAAGACTTTCTTATTGTTAAATCGTGGGAAATCTGCTCCATGCTAGGTCGACCATTGCAATtattgagcaaaaaaaaacattgcaaaGCCATTCATTTAATTTACGTTACGCAACTTCTAGCAGCAGGCAAAGCCACTGTATTCATatccaatcgatttattgacgaCAGTTAATTAGAATAAGGCGAATTTCGATCCAAATTTTTCTGGAGGATTTTCTACCTCCCTCGCAATTCACAAAGAACCAAAGACGATAAGACAAACACAGCTGTACATTGATTACCATTATTTTTGTCACGCGAATAAGTTTAGGAAGAATGTAGGTAGAAAATAACAACGTGCGAGAGCatcagaacaataaaaactgCAACATGAGCTTGCGGGAACCAGTTTTCCTATCTTTGGTAGGTTATCGTGATGCTAGGTTTGAAATAGTAA
It includes:
- the LOC129721650 gene encoding dedicator of cytokinesis protein 1 isoform X6 is translated as MTVWKSVGDSKLLAIAKANYYESDKVHRLELDVGDTVVILQEAASWYYGYNKSFPHIRGIFPKCYVHTVDARSVKGGSSSNEQLVIIRSEIVEEITTVLKEWQHLYRRFYLQSHPDFKAIRLKMLELIRLRSQLLSGNLPVDEMKDIKLKATSEIDTGNKILRLDMVVRDDSGNILNIERTSTTQLYEHHLNAVDRIKRASTSTNKNRIVESMNRHSHNLLLSVHNFVCRLCEDTEILFTLYDGDDMKAITENYVVKWSRQGVAADLDQFNNIKVLFTDLSGNDLSRNRIFLVAYVVRVGAMDGKDTDSRRSSMANSVGNSSGGKAKGQLVNQISVPGSPGMGGSVAVTGSAAHEQQMRRPFGVATLDLKPIIKRSEDFKSDTQLKMPFIACEKESLESTLRKLITNKDLGDKSDSAIWISVDILHGDIKQVKEEYPHLVLGNVAFARKMGFPEVIFPGDVRNDLYLTLVGGEFSKGSKSSDKNIEVTAVVCNREGIAIPGVICYGGGSSVLNEYKSVIYYHDDKPKWNETFKIDVPIEEFKQCHLRFTFKHRSSNEVKDRTEKPFGLSYVKLMNDDGTTLQHKRHHLLVYKIDHKRFDHDTQYNYLQLPTLADELANISGGKPSVSGFSLASKDCFTIETNLCSTKLTQNVDILGLLNWSSRKEKMEESLNALMNVKGEEVVKFLQDILDALFNILVLNDDPPKYDNLVFRCLLRLIEIVYDLKYQHFQSVLDLYINESFSATLAYEKLINVVQTHIKNAINNVSSDRSSSVSIYTVNENDETLFRTTKYLQYIMKFIIRSRILFSDLNQGKDRELFETMLEDLLESFTELIKYQNDLLKSQGALLKYLHIIASDLMQVYDPIKLSKRIVDIISNVPTGRLNQSKMTCIKDVVDSKLFKLPQCRAILLPMFCRQIKDKLESKEEGDFMFDIRQQEKNLIKAAKVLGESKSQLHTRETTAKTKVAECVNIMNNMLELLFHSEEDIGSTENDIREIMQILLRTVIQSSIAMDRDNPLVGNLVAIMLGIFRSMSESHYQAYVRSFLTSYDLLDFLMEILLVFKELVSKPVFPVDWLDMIMHQNTVILESLRHFAGIIMEWFFSPFEKQVWSNYFQCSITFLTQPALQLNLFSRTKQSMILSNYRDIRRETAFEIRKMWFNLGEHKIIFVPQLVGPILEMSMIPELELRKASIPIFFDMMQCEYYSSKYVIESYGDTKRNTSHIKGNFNDFEKEIIEKLDHYIEGGYGDEEFKNLFYEIMYESCSNHNTLKLPGIQCVNVLTRLMEKLLEYRCLIHDESKENRMACTVSLLQFYSEVNRKEMYIRYVNKLCDLHMEFDNFTEAAYTLKLHSNELYWDDSPLSALLKSSRHLSCSTHWTLKEKLYRDIIDLFDRGKMWESAIDMCKELSQQYENEIYDYLSLAELYKKMSQFYEKILREKRYESNYYRVAFYGFGFPQFLRNQEFVYRGNEYEDAGSFNTRILSQHPRAELVPTLNPGQEIRQSEGQFIQIVKVDPVSRDIRLGRDKKNIASNIVRFYQSNNVCEFQFSRPIRDSCGIGDDIANTSYERTILRTTDALPGILRWFPVKSSETVMLKISPIEMAIETVEAKNRCIRELVIEHQADPNIPIHSLSAIINGVVDAAVNGGIPIYEEAFLTPEYLIRYPDDDHLVARLKDLIASQIPLLEVAILVHKMKTPASLLPFHDRLEKCFASIQTSVEEKYGKRQTDIKIDRDSEVTLRRQISALPQVSIDSSRLSETSIGSSDSGISKSQNSRPTTTSSGGFKSTLTNFATNFNTVNLGSDFFEFDRLSLSSVKLGTNSSKLISNISTKLGSKLRQTSLGSSPGSKSKKDKTLTKRRSSRKVDRDSLTLPVSNSLFYTSPITSTSEVGSSCSDRDSAILHSGPASVSTPICSTPTGSISGASSLPVVELTEELHSKRPLRSEVEKEKRLSRPPSVVTPTLSIKTITGGSVDTTSLGSADSSSNRNSIITNGSTTSEEDLVPPPLPMKTRDSDYSNIPLNDSALHRRLTGVGSHYVSCKPLPAVPNAGETTTVIINSCYDMVETRNNNVIVIGAYDERKRPPTPPPKPARNSKT
- the LOC129721650 gene encoding dedicator of cytokinesis protein 1 isoform X2 gives rise to the protein MTVWKSVGDSKLLAIAKANYYESDKVHRLELDVGDTVVILQEAASWYYGYNKSFPHIRGIFPKCYVHTVDARSVKGGSSSNEQLVIIRSEIVEEITTVLKEWQHLYRRFYLQSHPDFKAIRLKMLELIRLRSQLLSGNLPVDEMKDIKLKATSEIDTGNKILRLDMVVRDDSGNILNIERTSTTQLYEHHLNAVDRIKRASTSTNKNRIVESMNRHSHNLLLSVHNFVCRLCEDTEILFTLYDGDDMKAITENYVVKWSRQGVAADLDQFNNIKVLFTDLSGNDLSRNRIFLVAYVVRVGAMDGKDTDSRRSSMANSVGNSSGGKAKGQLVNQISVPGSPGMGGSVAVTGSAAHEQQMRRPFGVATLDLKPIIKRSEDFKSDTQLKMPFIACEKESLESTLRKLITNKDLGDKSDSAIWISVDILHGDIKQVKEEYPHLVLGNVAFARKMGFPEVIFPGDVRNDLYLTLVGGEFSKGSKSSDKNIEVTAVVCNREGIAIPGVICYGGGSSVLNEYKSVIYYHDDKPKWNETFKIDVPIEEFKQCHLRFTFKHRSSNEVKDRTEKPFGLSYVKLMNDDGTTLQHKRHHLLVYKIDHKRFDHDTQYNYLQLPTLADELANISGGKPSVSGFSLASKDCFTIETNLCSTKLTQNVDILGLLNWSSRKEKMEESLNALMNVKGEEVVKFLQDILDALFNILVLNDDPPKYDNLVFRCLLRLIEIVYDLKYQHFQSVLDLYINESFSATLAYEKLINVVQTHIKNAINNVSSDRSSSVSIYTVNENDETLFRTTKYLQYIMKFIIRSRILFSDLNQGKDRELFETMLEDLLESFTELIKYQNDLLKSQGALLKYLHIIASDLMQVYDPIKLSKRIVDIISNVPTGRLNQSKMTCIKDVVDSKLFKLPQCRAILLPMFCRQIKDKLESKEEVAECVNIMNNMLELLFHSEEDIGSTENDIREIMQILLRTVIQSSIAMDRDNPLVGNLVAIMLGIFRSMSESHYQAYVRSFLTSYDLLDFLMEILLVFKELVSKPVFPVDWLDMIMHQNTVILESLRHFAGIIMEWFFSPFEKQVWSNYFQCSITFLTQPALQLNLFSRTKQSMILSNYRDIRRETAFEIRKMWFNLGEHKIIFVPQLVGPILEMSMIPELELRKASIPIFFDMMQCEYYSSKYVIESYGDTKRNTSHIKGNFNDFEKEIIEKLDHYIEGGYGDEEFKNLFYEIMYESCSNHNTLKLPGIQCVNVLTRLMEKLLEYRCLIHDESKENRMACTVSLLQFYSEVNRKEMYIRYVNKLCDLHMEFDNFTEAAYTLKLHSNELYWDDSPLSALLKSSRHLSCSTHWTLKEKLYRDIIDLFDRGKMWESAIDMCKELSQQYENEIYDYLSLAELYKKMSQFYEKILREKRYESNYYRVAFYGFGFPQFLRNQEFVYRGNEYEDAGSFNTRILSQHPRAELVPTLNPGQEIRQSEGQFIQIVKVDPVSRDIRLGRDKKNIASNIVRFYQSNNVCEFQFSRPIRDSCGIGDDIANTSYERTILRTTDALPGILRWFPVKSSETVMLKISPIEMAIETVEAKNRCIRELVIEHQADPNIPIHSLSAIINGVVDAAVNGGIPIYEEAFLTPEYLIRYPDDDHLVARLKDLIASQIPLLEVAILVHKMKTPASLLPFHDRLEKCFASIQTSVEEKYGKRQTDIKIDRDSEVTLRRQISALPQVSIDSSRLSETSIGSSDSGISKSQNSRPTTTSSGGFKSTLTNFATNFNTVNLGRTSLGSSPGSKSKKDKTLTKRRSSRKVDRDSLTLPVSNSLFYTSPITSTSEVGSSCSDRDSAILHSGPASVSTPICSTPTGSISGASSLPVVELTEELHSKRPLRSEVEKEKRLSRPPSVVTPTLSIKTITGGSVDTTSLGSADSSSNRNSIITNGSTTSEEDLVPPPLPMKTRDSDYSNIPLNDSALHRRLTGVGSHYVSCKPLPAVPNAGETTTVIINSCYDMVETRNNNVIVIGAYDERKRPPTPPPKPARNSKT